A single genomic interval of Pyrobaculum arsenaticum DSM 13514 harbors:
- a CDS encoding transcriptional regulator: METVRERLAKVLLESREPLTIYQLQALVNTELKPSELYDELEHVKKTLKRMGYRLEIVPATCKKCGYVFSDREKLKKPSRCPRCKSERIEPPKFFCYFFLNFLGRRFFE; encoded by the coding sequence ATGGAAACAGTAAGAGAGAGGCTTGCCAAAGTTCTTCTCGAGAGCAGAGAGCCGTTGACTATATACCAACTACAAGCCCTTGTAAACACCGAGCTCAAACCCAGTGAGCTGTACGACGAGCTTGAGCACGTAAAAAAGACGCTGAAGAGGATGGGGTATAGGCTGGAGATTGTGCCAGCGACCTGCAAGAAATGCGGCTACGTGTTTTCTGACCGTGAGAAGCTGAAAAAGCCTAGCAGGTGTCCCCGTTGTAAGAGTGAGAGGATAGAGCCGCCGAAATTTTTTTGTTACTTCTTCTTGAACTTCTTAGGTCGCAGATTCTTCGAGTGA